In Cellulomonas sp. JZ18, the DNA window CCGGTCCCGTCGCCTCCCCGGACTCCGGGTCGTCGGTCGCGTCGTTGCCCGCGGCCCGCAGGTCCCGCGTGAGCTCGTCGACGACCAGCAGGTCGTGCCGCACCTTGCCGGTGCGGTAGCCGGCGCGTCCGACCATGTGCGCGGCGACCGGGGCGGTGAGCATCTGGAAGACCGCGACGAGGACGAGCGCCCACACCGCGCCGCCCTCGCGCAGCCGCAGCGCGAGCCCGACCAGCACGAGGATCAGCCCGAGCGTCTGCGGCTTGGTGCCCGCGTGCATGCGCGACAGCAGGTCGGGGAACCGCAGGGCGCCGGCGCCCGCCGCGAGCACGAAGAACGCGCCGCCCAGCAGGCAGACGACCGACACGACGTCCGCGACGAGGGTCCACTGCTCCTCGCTCATGCGCGCCCCCTCCCCCGGGTCGCCCCCGTCATCGGACCTCCCCCTCGGCCCCGCCGCCGTGCGACTCGGCGTCCGGCTCGTCCTCGACCGTGTCCTGCGTGCTCTCGGGCACGTGCCGGCGGCGGCGCCGCGCCTCCTCCTCCTGCTCGCGGCGGCGGCGCTCGGCCTCCTCGGCGGCGACCTCCTCGCGCGTGCGCACGCGCCCCTCGCCCTCGGGCTCGACGGACGCGAAGCGCGCGATGGTCACCGACCCGACGAACCCGACGAGGGACAGCACGACGAGGATCGGCACGACGTCGGCCCGGCGGCGCGCGGCCGCGTACAGCGCGACGGCGGCGACCATCGCCGTGACGACGATGTCGAGCGCGACCGTGCGGTCGAGCATCGACGGGCCCTTCTCCGCGCGCACGACCGCGAAGGTCGCACCGAGGGTGAGCAGCACGGCGCTGACGCCGACCACCACGTCCATCGCGGTCACCGCGCCACCTCCGCCCGGTTGCGCCCCCGACCCGGTGCCAACCCGGCCTCGGCGAGCTCCTCGTCCGACGCGAGCGCGCGCAGCAGCCGCTCCTCCTGCTCCAGCACCGAGCGCCGCGCCGCCTCGACCCCGCCCGACGTCTCGACGTCGAGCACGTGGATGTACAGCCGGCCCGTGAGCCGGTGCGCCTCGACGACGAGCGAGCCCGGCACGAGGGACACCAGCTCGGCGGTCAGCGTGAGGTACAGGTCGGAGTGGCTGCGCAGCTGCACGCACACGACCGCGCCCCGCGGGGTGTGCCGCGGCCGCAGCGCCACCCAGCTGACCTCGAACGACGCGCGCACGAGGTCGACGAGGAAGCGCCCGACCAGCACCGCCAGCGCACCCGGCCGCACACGCCCGCGCAGGTCGATCGGCGTCATGCGCAGGCCCACCGTCACCACGACGCCCAGCAGCGCGCCGTTGACGACGTTCCCGAGGGTCACGTCGCCCCACAGCAGGACCCACACGGCGGTCAGCCACAGGACGGTGGGCCACTGCGTGCGCAGCGAGCCGCGACGGGGGTGCAGGCTCACGGCTCCACCTCCACCGCGTCGTCGGAGCCGGGCTCGTCGTCGGTCTCGGCCACGTCGGCCGACTCGCCCA includes these proteins:
- the mnhG gene encoding monovalent cation/H(+) antiporter subunit G, with product MSEEQWTLVADVVSVVCLLGGAFFVLAAGAGALRFPDLLSRMHAGTKPQTLGLILVLVGLALRLREGGAVWALVLVAVFQMLTAPVAAHMVGRAGYRTGKVRHDLLVVDELTRDLRAAGNDATDDPESGEATGPDAPEPDGVVGPR
- a CDS encoding monovalent cation/H+ antiporter complex subunit F, with protein sequence MDVVVGVSAVLLTLGATFAVVRAEKGPSMLDRTVALDIVVTAMVAAVALYAAARRRADVVPILVVLSLVGFVGSVTIARFASVEPEGEGRVRTREEVAAEEAERRRREQEEEARRRRRHVPESTQDTVEDEPDAESHGGGAEGEVR
- a CDS encoding Na+/H+ antiporter subunit E yields the protein MSLHPRRGSLRTQWPTVLWLTAVWVLLWGDVTLGNVVNGALLGVVVTVGLRMTPIDLRGRVRPGALAVLVGRFLVDLVRASFEVSWVALRPRHTPRGAVVCVQLRSHSDLYLTLTAELVSLVPGSLVVEAHRLTGRLYIHVLDVETSGGVEAARRSVLEQEERLLRALASDEELAEAGLAPGRGRNRAEVAR